In Simplicispira sp. 125, one DNA window encodes the following:
- a CDS encoding LysE family transporter, producing MDLHTWLAFVAATCVIAISPGSGAVLAMSHGLSYGVRRTSVTILGLQLGLLLLLLVAGAGVGSLLLASETAFNTVKVLGACYLIYVGWSQWRAGTGDALQGGVTAPAGTWQRRFATGFLTNATNPKGIVFMVAVLPQFMTDARPLWMQLLVMAVTSLVIDLTVMHGYALGASSLRRMMQSPRAMRNQNRVFGGVLMAVGAGLFFVKRGGAHA from the coding sequence ATGGACTTGCATACTTGGCTGGCCTTTGTGGCGGCAACCTGCGTGATTGCCATTTCTCCCGGCTCGGGGGCGGTACTGGCCATGAGCCACGGGCTGTCGTATGGCGTGCGGCGTACCAGCGTCACCATTCTGGGCCTGCAGCTGGGCTTGCTCTTGCTGCTGCTGGTGGCCGGTGCGGGCGTGGGCTCGCTGCTGCTGGCGTCGGAGACGGCGTTCAACACCGTCAAGGTGCTCGGCGCGTGCTACCTCATCTACGTCGGCTGGAGCCAGTGGCGGGCAGGCACGGGTGATGCGCTGCAGGGCGGCGTGACGGCCCCTGCGGGAACCTGGCAGCGGCGCTTTGCCACCGGGTTTCTGACCAATGCCACCAACCCCAAGGGCATTGTGTTCATGGTGGCCGTGCTGCCACAGTTTATGACGGATGCGCGCCCGTTGTGGATGCAGCTGCTCGTCATGGCCGTGACTTCGCTGGTGATCGACCTGACGGTGATGCACGGCTACGCACTGGGAGCCAGCAGCCTGCGCCGCATGATGCAAAGCCCGCGTGCCATGCGCAACCAGAACCGTGTATTCGGCGGCGTACTGATGGCAGTCGGTGCCGGCCTGTTTTTTGTGAAGCGGGGCGGGGCGCATGCCTGA
- the kefC gene encoding glutathione-regulated potassium-efflux system protein KefC: MSHAPAWLNYAFLYLAAAVLTVPVARALGLGAIIGYLAAGIAIGPWGFALVNNVQDILHFAEFGVVLMLFLVGLELQPARLWSMRRPIFGLGTAQVLGCTLLLCAAALLAGLPWRVALVGSLGLALSSTAIALQSLGERNLLRTSSGESAFSILLYQDIAAIPILALVAVLGTASATGAAHTPGAAAFEALKIVGVIAAIILGGRLLLRPLLRWIARSRTPEIFTAAALLLVVGIAYLMVLVGLSMALGAFLAGVLLAESEFRRELETDIEPFKGLLLGLFFIAVGMSIDFGAMLRAPLVVALLLTGFVAIKSVVIYALARAVKIPYQERPVFTLLLAQGGEFAFVVFQAAAGAGALPGEMASLLIGAVALSMLCTPLLLLLIDRFVLPRFAATLRAPPEGEISEPQTAPVLIAGFGRYGQIVARVLLAQGIPATVLDHSVDILEVARTFGYRVFYGDATRLDLLRMAGAAQARVLVLAVDAPSASLKIAALAREHFPHLKIVARARDLTHWNELRDLGVEQVQREVFESSLLSARSVLGHMGLEAAEADALLVRFRQHNIALADRMYPHHKDQARMIAVAREGRSQLAEQLAKEREERNLRHAAGRGYPGYGKDAEAMTPADESPLNTSSKNGF, encoded by the coding sequence ATGTCCCACGCGCCCGCCTGGCTGAACTACGCCTTTCTCTACCTGGCCGCCGCTGTGCTGACCGTGCCGGTGGCGCGCGCGCTGGGGCTGGGCGCCATCATTGGCTACCTTGCCGCCGGCATTGCCATCGGGCCCTGGGGGTTCGCTCTGGTGAACAATGTGCAAGACATCCTGCACTTTGCCGAGTTTGGCGTGGTGTTAATGCTGTTCCTCGTTGGGCTGGAGTTGCAGCCTGCGCGCCTGTGGAGCATGCGCAGGCCGATTTTTGGGCTCGGTACCGCGCAGGTACTGGGCTGCACGCTGCTGCTGTGCGCGGCGGCGCTGCTCGCCGGCCTGCCCTGGCGCGTGGCGCTGGTGGGCAGCCTGGGGCTGGCGCTGTCGTCCACCGCCATTGCGCTGCAGTCGCTGGGCGAACGCAACCTGCTGCGTACCAGCAGTGGCGAATCAGCGTTTTCCATCTTGCTGTACCAGGACATTGCCGCCATCCCCATCCTGGCGCTCGTGGCGGTGCTGGGCACGGCCAGTGCAACGGGGGCGGCCCACACACCGGGCGCCGCGGCATTCGAAGCCCTCAAGATCGTCGGCGTGATCGCCGCCATCATCCTCGGTGGTCGCTTGCTGCTGCGCCCGTTGCTGCGCTGGATTGCGCGCAGCCGCACCCCCGAGATCTTTACCGCAGCAGCGCTGCTGCTGGTGGTCGGCATTGCCTACCTGATGGTGCTGGTCGGCCTGTCGATGGCGCTGGGGGCTTTTTTGGCCGGTGTGCTGCTGGCCGAGAGCGAGTTCCGGCGCGAGCTGGAAACCGATATCGAGCCTTTCAAAGGCCTGCTGCTGGGCCTGTTCTTCATTGCCGTGGGCATGAGCATCGACTTTGGCGCCATGCTGCGCGCGCCGCTCGTGGTGGCCTTGCTGCTCACCGGCTTTGTGGCGATCAAGAGCGTGGTGATTTATGCACTGGCGCGGGCCGTGAAAATTCCGTACCAGGAGCGCCCGGTGTTCACGCTGCTGCTGGCGCAGGGCGGGGAATTTGCCTTTGTGGTGTTCCAGGCCGCAGCGGGTGCAGGTGCGCTGCCGGGCGAGATGGCCTCGCTGCTGATCGGCGCCGTCGCACTGTCGATGCTGTGCACGCCGCTGCTCCTGCTGCTGATCGATCGCTTCGTGCTGCCGCGCTTTGCCGCCACGCTGCGCGCGCCTCCCGAAGGCGAGATCTCCGAGCCGCAAACGGCGCCGGTGCTGATTGCCGGGTTTGGCCGCTACGGGCAAATCGTGGCGCGCGTGCTGCTGGCCCAAGGCATTCCCGCCACGGTGCTGGACCACAGTGTCGATATTCTGGAAGTGGCGCGCACCTTTGGCTACCGCGTTTTTTATGGCGACGCCACGCGCCTGGACCTGCTGCGCATGGCGGGCGCTGCCCAGGCGCGCGTGCTGGTGCTGGCGGTCGATGCACCGAGCGCATCGCTCAAGATTGCGGCACTCGCGCGGGAGCATTTCCCGCACCTGAAGATCGTGGCGCGCGCCCGCGACCTCACGCACTGGAACGAACTGCGCGACCTGGGCGTCGAGCAGGTGCAACGCGAGGTGTTCGAATCCAGCCTGCTGAGCGCGCGCAGCGTGCTCGGGCATATGGGCCTGGAAGCCGCCGAGGCCGACGCTCTGCTGGTGCGCTTTCGCCAGCACAACATTGCACTGGCCGACCGCATGTACCCGCACCACAAGGACCAGGCCCGCATGATCGCGGTGGCCCGCGAAGGCCGCAGCCAGCTGGCCGAGCAGTTGGCCAAGGAGCGGGAGGAGCGCAACCTGCGCCATGCGGCAGGCAGGGGGTACCCGGGCTATGGGAAAGATGCGGAGGCGATGACCCCAGCAGATGAGTCTCCTCTCAATACTTCAAGCAAAAATGGCTTCTAA
- the pcaF gene encoding 3-oxoadipyl-CoA thiolase produces MTHAFICDAVRTPFGRYGGALSGVRTDDLGAIPLKALMARNPRVDWAAITDVLLGCANQAGEDNRNVARMASLLAGLPLQVPGATINRLCGSGLDAVGTAARAIKAGEADLMIAGGVESMSRAPFVMPKMDAAFARNNAVYDTTIGWRFINPLMKEKFGVDSMPETAEHVAHEHGIERAAQDRMALASQCKAVAAQQAGHFAREITPVTLAQKKGDAVTFSQDEHPRETSLEALARLRGIVRPDGTVTAGNASGVNDGACALLLASEGAARHHGLTPRARIVGMAVAGVAPRTMGIGPAPATQKLLAQTGMALEQIDVIELNEAFAAQGLAVLRLLGLQDDDERVNAWGGAIALGHPLGASGARLATTAVNRLHATGGRYALCTMCIGVGQGIALLLERV; encoded by the coding sequence ATGACCCACGCATTCATTTGCGACGCCGTGCGCACACCGTTTGGCCGTTATGGTGGCGCGCTCTCTGGTGTGCGCACCGATGACCTTGGCGCCATCCCCCTCAAGGCCTTGATGGCACGCAACCCCCGCGTGGACTGGGCCGCCATCACCGATGTGCTGCTGGGCTGCGCCAACCAGGCGGGTGAAGACAACCGCAACGTGGCCCGCATGGCCAGCTTGCTGGCGGGTCTGCCGCTGCAGGTGCCGGGCGCCACCATCAACCGCCTGTGCGGCTCCGGGCTTGATGCGGTCGGCACCGCGGCGCGCGCGATCAAGGCGGGCGAGGCCGATTTGATGATTGCGGGTGGCGTGGAGAGCATGAGCCGTGCCCCTTTCGTCATGCCCAAGATGGACGCAGCCTTCGCGCGCAACAACGCCGTCTACGACACCACCATTGGCTGGCGCTTTATCAACCCGCTGATGAAGGAAAAATTTGGTGTGGATTCCATGCCCGAGACGGCCGAACATGTGGCCCATGAGCACGGCATCGAGCGCGCGGCCCAGGACCGCATGGCCCTTGCCAGCCAGTGCAAGGCGGTAGCGGCCCAGCAGGCCGGCCACTTCGCCCGCGAAATCACTCCGGTCACCCTTGCGCAGAAAAAGGGCGATGCCGTCACCTTCAGCCAGGACGAGCATCCCCGCGAAACCAGTCTGGAGGCCCTGGCCCGCCTGCGGGGCATCGTGCGACCTGACGGCACCGTCACGGCGGGCAATGCCAGTGGCGTGAACGACGGCGCCTGCGCCTTGCTGCTGGCCAGCGAAGGCGCTGCCCGGCACCATGGTTTGACACCGCGTGCGCGCATTGTTGGCATGGCGGTGGCTGGCGTGGCGCCGCGCACCATGGGCATCGGCCCCGCTCCCGCTACGCAGAAGCTGCTGGCGCAGACCGGCATGGCCCTGGAACAGATCGATGTGATTGAACTCAACGAAGCCTTTGCTGCGCAAGGCCTGGCTGTGCTGCGCTTGCTGGGCCTGCAGGACGATGACGAGCGCGTCAACGCCTGGGGCGGTGCCATTGCGCTGGGCCACCCGCTGGGGGCCAGCGGTGCGCGCCTGGCGACCACGGCGGTCAACCGCCTGCATGCCACGGGCGGGCGCTACGCGCTGTGCACCATGTGTATCGGGGTGGGGCAGGGGATTGCGCTGCTGCTGGAACGGGTGTGA
- a CDS encoding DUF1841 family protein, with protein sequence MFNPSQADVRRFFCAAHAKASTQQPMEAIETLASLWIAEHPEFHADLQDVDAALARNYDETPDRTNPFLHLSMHLSISEQCSIDQPRGIRQAVELLARRLDSLHDAHHATMECLGQMLWESQRSGRPPDGDAYIASVQRRATQD encoded by the coding sequence ATGTTCAATCCATCCCAGGCGGATGTCCGCCGCTTTTTTTGTGCCGCGCATGCCAAGGCGAGTACCCAGCAGCCCATGGAGGCCATCGAGACACTGGCCAGCCTGTGGATCGCTGAGCACCCCGAGTTCCACGCCGATCTGCAGGACGTAGACGCAGCCCTGGCACGCAACTACGACGAAACCCCGGACCGCACCAACCCTTTCCTGCACCTGTCCATGCACCTGTCGATCAGCGAGCAGTGCAGCATCGACCAGCCGCGCGGCATCCGCCAGGCGGTAGAGCTGCTGGCCCGGCGGCTCGACTCGCTGCACGACGCGCACCACGCCACCATGGAATGCCTGGGCCAGATGCTATGGGAAAGCCAGCGCTCGGGCCGCCCGCCCGATGGCGATGCCTATATCGCCAGCGTGCAGCGTCGGGCCACGCAGGACTGA
- a CDS encoding universal stress protein — MPIHTILALTDFSNQAERALDRAALLAAAHQARLRIVYASDTPPLQLADPYARLEQRARQLARRHSVQVTAVSGSGQRMADAMAEADRADLLVVHHTMHRGPFWRRSALSRLLQRSPCPVLVVRQSAQADYEQVLVAVDFSATSRPQVRYASGFAPGAALEIFHAIDTGTEAWMRRVQADTSTVQAYRREVQAQAQDQMFQLSDSFDTRRNRVGTLIGRGCLARHLEVQQECVAADLIVVGQPRRTAWFDVLRGSVARKLLGLGLGCDLLLLPHDSPNVARSAVRQRGLAPRLQA, encoded by the coding sequence GTGCCCATCCACACCATTCTGGCCCTCACCGATTTTTCTAACCAGGCTGAGCGCGCCCTCGACCGTGCCGCCCTTCTGGCTGCCGCCCACCAGGCCCGGTTGCGCATTGTGTATGCGTCCGACACCCCTCCGCTGCAGCTTGCCGATCCCTATGCCCGTCTGGAGCAGCGTGCGCGTCAACTGGCCCGGCGCCACAGCGTGCAGGTGACTGCTGTCAGTGGCTCGGGCCAGCGCATGGCCGATGCCATGGCCGAGGCCGACCGTGCCGACCTGCTGGTGGTGCACCACACCATGCACCGCGGGCCGTTCTGGCGCCGTTCTGCCTTGTCGCGGCTGTTGCAGCGCAGCCCCTGCCCGGTATTGGTCGTGCGCCAGTCCGCCCAGGCAGACTATGAGCAGGTGCTGGTAGCGGTGGACTTTTCCGCCACCTCCCGGCCCCAGGTGCGCTACGCCAGCGGTTTTGCGCCCGGGGCGGCCCTGGAAATTTTCCATGCCATCGACACCGGAACGGAAGCCTGGATGCGCCGTGTTCAGGCCGATACGTCAACGGTGCAGGCCTACCGGCGCGAAGTGCAAGCGCAGGCGCAAGACCAGATGTTCCAGCTCTCGGACTCGTTTGACACCCGCAGAAACCGTGTTGGTACGCTGATTGGCCGAGGATGCCTGGCGCGCCATCTGGAAGTGCAGCAGGAATGCGTGGCCGCTGATCTGATCGTGGTGGGCCAGCCGCGCCGTACGGCCTGGTTTGATGTGCTGCGTGGCAGCGTGGCGCGCAAGCTCTTGGGGCTGGGCTTGGGCTGCGACCTGTTGCTGCTGCCGCATGACTCCCCCAACGTGGCACGGTCGGCAGTGCGCCAGCGTGGGCTGGCGCCAAGGCTGCAGGCCTGA